Proteins encoded by one window of Streptomyces sp. LX-29:
- a CDS encoding UdgX family uracil-DNA binding protein (This protein belongs to the uracil DNA glycosylase superfamily, members of which act in excision repair of DNA. However, it belongs more specifically to UdgX branch, whose founding member was found to bind uracil in DNA (where it does not belong), without cleaving it, appears to promote DNA repair by a pathway involving RecA, rather than base excision.), whose translation MADVEGEDGAEPEEAYSAEPFVPRRGGLAALRKAAAECRGCPLHREATQTVFGEGDAGARIVLVGEQPGDQEDRRGRPFVGPAGGVLTRALEEAGIDQDQAYVTNAVKHFKFTLVPERGKRRIHKTPNLHELTACRPWLGAELRLVDPEVIVALGATAGKALLGPSFRVTRQRGMLLPCPAVDGYAPSGECLVATIHPSAVLRADDREAVYQGLVADLRVAAGLL comes from the coding sequence ATGGCGGACGTCGAGGGTGAGGACGGGGCGGAGCCGGAGGAGGCGTACTCCGCCGAGCCGTTCGTGCCGCGCAGGGGCGGGCTGGCCGCGCTGCGGAAGGCGGCCGCGGAGTGCCGGGGCTGCCCGCTGCACCGGGAGGCCACCCAGACGGTCTTCGGGGAGGGCGACGCCGGTGCGCGGATCGTCCTCGTCGGCGAGCAGCCGGGCGATCAGGAGGACCGGCGCGGGCGGCCGTTCGTCGGCCCGGCCGGCGGGGTGCTGACGCGCGCCCTGGAAGAGGCGGGGATCGACCAGGACCAGGCGTACGTGACCAACGCCGTCAAGCACTTCAAGTTCACGCTCGTCCCCGAGCGCGGCAAACGCCGTATCCACAAGACCCCGAACCTGCACGAGCTGACGGCGTGCAGGCCGTGGCTCGGCGCCGAGTTGCGGCTGGTCGACCCCGAGGTGATCGTCGCGCTCGGCGCCACGGCCGGGAAGGCGCTGCTCGGCCCCTCGTTCCGGGTGACGCGACAGCGCGGGATGCTGCTGCCGTGCCCGGCCGTGGACGGCTACGCGCCGTCGGGCGAGTGTCTGGTGGCGACCATCCACCCCTCGGCCGTGCTGCGCGCGGACGACCGTGAGGCGGTGTACCAGGGCCTGGTGGCCGACCTGAGGGTGGCGGCCGGGCTGCT
- a CDS encoding hemerythrin domain-containing protein, whose amino-acid sequence MGHGGNVIAELTADHREVESLFERIGALPAGDGERRRLADQLTIELVRHSVAEEEYLYPAVRRFVDDGDDLADKEIDDHSAVERMLKELEGCDADEHRFDALISRLKEAVTSHIADEEGRLFPLLSESCSAGDLDKLGDKIRRAKKMAPTRPHPAAPDTPPANKLLAPGAGMVDRVRDMLSGRGRQG is encoded by the coding sequence ATGGGGCACGGCGGAAACGTCATCGCGGAGTTGACTGCTGACCACCGCGAAGTGGAGTCGCTCTTCGAGCGGATCGGGGCACTGCCGGCGGGAGACGGCGAGCGGCGGCGCCTGGCCGATCAGCTGACCATCGAGTTGGTGCGCCACTCCGTGGCGGAGGAGGAGTACCTCTACCCCGCGGTGCGCCGCTTCGTGGACGACGGCGACGACCTGGCCGACAAGGAGATCGACGACCACAGCGCCGTGGAACGCATGCTCAAGGAGCTGGAGGGCTGCGACGCGGACGAGCACCGTTTCGACGCGCTGATCAGCCGGCTGAAGGAGGCCGTGACCTCGCACATCGCCGACGAGGAGGGTCGCCTCTTCCCGCTGCTGTCCGAATCCTGCTCCGCCGGCGACCTCGACAAACTGGGCGACAAGATCCGGCGGGCCAAGAAGATGGCTCCGACCCGGCCGCACCCCGCGGCCCCCGACACCCCGCCCGCGAACAAGCTCCTCGCTCCCGGGGCCGGCATGGTCGACCGCGTACGCGACATGCTCAGCGGACGCGGTCGGCAGGGCTGA
- the ctaD gene encoding cytochrome c oxidase subunit I — protein MSTTAEHTAAPVRERPGMGAIIVDWVTTTDHKKIGHLYLITSFIFFLFGGVLALLMRAELARPGVQIISNEQFNQAFTMHGTVMLLLFATPTFAGFANAVMPLQIGSPDVAFPRLNMLSYWLFLFGGLIALGGLVTPDGGPDFGWTAYTPLSGEVRTPGIGADMWIMGLALAGFGTILGSVNFIATIVCMRAPGMTMFRMSIFTWNILLTSILVLLAFPILAAALLVLESDRKFGSLVFAPENGGALLWQHLFWFFGHPEVYIIALPFFGIVTEIFPAFSRKPIFGYAGLVGATIAIAGLSVTVWAHHMFATGAVLLPFFSFMTFLIAVPTGVKFFNWVGTMWSGSLSFETPMLWSVGFLVTFLFGGLTGIILASPPMDFEVTDSYFVVAHFHYVVFGTVVFATFAGFYFWWPKMTGKMLDERLGKMHFWTLFIGFHTTFLVQHWLGAEGMPRRYADYLAVDGFTTLNSLSTIGSFLLGLSTLPFLYNLWKTAKYGKKVEVDDPWGYGRSLEWATSCPPPRHNFLTLPRIRSESPAFDLHHPDVAALERLENVSYRDVVEPGKGLAPPLGDEERGK, from the coding sequence ATGTCGACGACCGCGGAACACACGGCGGCCCCTGTTCGGGAGCGGCCCGGCATGGGAGCGATCATCGTCGATTGGGTGACGACCACCGACCACAAGAAAATCGGTCACCTCTATCTGATCACCTCATTCATCTTCTTTCTCTTCGGTGGAGTTCTCGCGTTGCTGATGCGGGCCGAGCTGGCGCGGCCCGGTGTGCAGATCATCTCCAATGAGCAGTTCAACCAGGCATTCACCATGCACGGCACGGTCATGCTTCTGCTGTTCGCCACGCCCACCTTCGCGGGGTTCGCCAACGCGGTCATGCCCCTGCAGATCGGATCCCCCGATGTGGCGTTCCCCCGGCTGAACATGCTGTCGTACTGGCTGTTCCTCTTCGGCGGGCTGATCGCCCTCGGTGGACTGGTGACCCCGGACGGCGGCCCGGACTTCGGATGGACCGCCTATACGCCGCTCAGCGGCGAGGTACGCACACCCGGGATCGGCGCCGACATGTGGATCATGGGGTTGGCGCTCGCGGGTTTCGGCACGATCCTCGGGTCGGTCAACTTCATCGCCACCATCGTGTGCATGCGCGCCCCCGGAATGACGATGTTCCGGATGTCCATCTTCACCTGGAACATCCTGCTGACGTCGATCCTGGTGCTGCTCGCCTTTCCGATCCTGGCCGCCGCGCTGCTCGTGCTGGAATCCGACCGCAAGTTCGGATCGCTGGTCTTCGCCCCCGAAAATGGCGGGGCCCTGCTGTGGCAGCACCTGTTCTGGTTCTTCGGCCATCCGGAGGTCTACATCATCGCGTTGCCGTTCTTCGGCATCGTCACCGAGATCTTTCCTGCGTTCTCCAGGAAGCCGATCTTCGGATACGCGGGCCTGGTGGGTGCCACCATCGCCATCGCCGGGCTCTCGGTCACCGTATGGGCGCACCACATGTTCGCCACCGGTGCCGTGCTCCTCCCGTTCTTCTCCTTCATGACGTTCCTGATCGCCGTGCCCACCGGAGTCAAGTTCTTCAACTGGGTCGGAACCATGTGGTCTGGGTCGCTCTCCTTCGAGACGCCCATGCTCTGGTCGGTGGGATTCCTGGTCACCTTCCTCTTCGGCGGTCTGACGGGAATCATCCTCGCCTCGCCGCCCATGGACTTCGAGGTCACGGACAGCTATTTCGTCGTCGCCCACTTCCACTACGTGGTCTTCGGGACCGTCGTCTTCGCCACCTTCGCGGGCTTCTATTTCTGGTGGCCCAAGATGACGGGCAAGATGCTGGACGAAAGGCTGGGGAAGATGCATTTCTGGACCCTGTTCATCGGCTTCCACACCACGTTCCTGGTCCAGCACTGGCTCGGCGCGGAGGGAATGCCCCGCCGCTATGCCGACTACCTTGCCGTCGACGGGTTCACCACCCTCAACTCCCTGTCCACCATCGGTTCCTTCCTCCTCGGCCTGTCCACCCTTCCGTTCCTCTACAACCTCTGGAAGACCGCCAAGTACGGCAAGAAGGTCGAGGTCGACGACCCGTGGGGCTACGGCCGCTCACTGGAGTGGGCCACCTCCTGCCCACCCCCCAGGCACAACTTCCTCACCCTGCCCCGGATCCGCAGCGAGTCACCCGCCTTCGACCTGCACCACCCGGACGTGGCCGCCCTGGAGCGCTTGGAGAACGTCTCCTACCGAGACGTCGTCGAACCCGGGAAGGGCCTGGCGCCGCCGCTGGGAGACGAGGAGCGGGGGAAGTGA